CCACACTGAAACTTATCGCGGTCGCGAGTATGACATTAGCCTTCTCCCCAAGCTGAAGGTTGAGATTGTTACAAAAGACGATCGTGTCGAAGCCATAGTCGAAGCCATCATTGCCAACGCCGCTACCGGCTCTATCGGTGACGGTAAGATCTTTCTCTACAAAGCCGAGGAAGTCATCCGCATCCGCAACCAGGACCGCGGCGAGCTCGCGATCTAGTAAACGTATTGTGGTCCGTCGGGATCGC
This is a stretch of genomic DNA from Acidobacteriaceae bacterium. It encodes these proteins:
- a CDS encoding P-II family nitrogen regulator, with amino-acid sequence MTTVVAIIRPNRFDAVKEAVQDLGVSGMTVSEVRGHGRQKGHTETYRGREYDISLLPKLKVEIVTKDDRVEAIVEAIIANAATGSIGDGKIFLYKAEEVIRIRNQDRGELAI